A stretch of the Hippoglossus hippoglossus isolate fHipHip1 chromosome 1, fHipHip1.pri, whole genome shotgun sequence genome encodes the following:
- the LOC117774664 gene encoding ankyrin repeat and SOCS box protein 5-like yields the protein MSGERVRTNMPEVPSGAPEVSRKRAAESGPLSEHRPKWKKVCWGILTSQGSWADCSPLHEAACQGRLLALRTLLAQGYHANIITFDHVTPLHEACLSGHVACVRALINAGANVNAATINGATPLYNCCVSGSVGCMELLLQNGAHTHTLHTHFPSALHEACKRGSSQCVESLLTHGADPDYEVSHLGSPLYMSCLHQHTACSKILLHRGANVNVGRGGDSPLHAAVRQDDADQVSLLLDYGADVNLRDSNNQRPVELAPQGGKTQQLLQAFEVSPRSLYQLCRIQIRNLIGRSRLKDLPSLPLPSLLTHYLEHT from the exons ATGAGCGGTGAGCGCGTGAGGACCAACATGCCCGAGGTCCCGTCCGGAGCTCCGGAGGTGTCCCGGAAAAGAGCCGCCGAGTCCGGACCGCTCTCCGAACATAGACCGAAGTGGAAGAAAGTCTGCTGGGGCATCCTGACCAGCCAAG GATCCTGGGCAGATTGCTCCCCTCTCCATGAAGCAGCTTGTCAGGGTCGACTGCTCGCTCTGCGCACTCTGCTGGCCCAG GGATATCACGCCAACATTATCACTTTTGATCATGTGACCCCTCTCCATGAAGCCTGCCTATCTGGACACGTAGCCTGTGTCAGAGCATTAATAAATGCTGGAGCTAAT GTAAATGCTGCTACCATCAATGGCGCCACTCCTCTGTacaactgttgtgtttctggaAGTGTCGGCTGTATGGAACTACTGCTGCAGaatggagcacacacacacacgttacacacacacttcccgTCAGCTCTGCACGAAGCCTGCAAGAGAG GTAGCAGCCAGTGTGTAGAGTCCCTGCTGACTCATGGGGCAGATCCAGACTATGAGGTGTCCCACCTGGGCTCTCCTCTCTACATGAGCTGTCTGCACCAACACACAGCTTGCTCCAagattctgctgcacagag GAGCCAATGTTAATGtaggcagaggaggagacagtcCTCTTCATGCAGCTGTCAGACAGGACGATGCTGATCAGGTGTCACTGCTGCTCGACTATGGAGCTGATGTCAACCTCAGAGACAGCAACAATCAGCGACCTGTGGAGTTAGCACCTCAGGgtggaaaaacacagcagctgctaCAAGCATTTGAAG tTTCTCCGAGGAGTCTCTACCAGTTGTGTCGTATCCAGATCAGGAATCTGATTGGTCGATCCAGACTGAAGGAtctcccctcccttcctctgccCTCCCTGCTCACCCACTATCTGGAGCACACAtag